The following coding sequences are from one Streptomyces sp. NBC_01232 window:
- a CDS encoding peptidoglycan D,D-transpeptidase FtsI family protein: MSPQEPPRRRVPGPARGAARPGDRARAGARPASRPATRRPTGPRTPHTIRLGSPRPRLRLVGVGLTLVMLAFVVRLLQVQAVDASAFSAEASKNRYTSVKLAAERGEITDRRGVALATSVDAYDITADPKMFTPQDSKAPDAPQQAAALLAPILGKDAKELAQRLSTKNSRYVVLAQRQTPQVWNQIKDLKRVFAEKAQADKRGNGPGANVLAGVFKETSSKRVYPNGDLAAGILGYVNAEGKGGGGLESSLDKKLSGKDGEITYAQSGGRQVPTAGSDGKPAVPGDDIELTIDRDIQWAAQSAIAEQVQKSEADRGYVIVQDTGTGEILAMANAPGFDPNDLTRASSAAMGNAALQDVYEPGSTAKVMSMAAVLEEKKATPETRVEVPNRLHRGDRLFKDDIDHPTWYLTLNGVLAKSSNIGTILATGQLGPTQPEANKVLHSYLTKFGIGRPTGLNYPGESRGILADPQDWSTSQQYTIPFGQGLSLNAMQAASVYSTIANGGVRIEPTLVRRTKGPDGRFTPAPAPERTRVVSAETAKTLAAMLESVVDDQEGTGTKARIPGYRVGGKTGTSNRVDPATGRYKGYTASFAGFAPADNPRITVYCAIQNPTKGSYFGGQICGPIYKKVMEFALKTLQVAPTGTAPAGLPVTYDAAPQPAPQPSPQPGQ; this comes from the coding sequence GTGAGCCCGCAGGAACCGCCCCGGCGGCGGGTGCCCGGTCCGGCCAGAGGAGCAGCCCGGCCCGGCGACCGGGCCAGGGCGGGCGCCCGCCCGGCCTCGCGCCCGGCGACCCGCAGGCCGACGGGCCCCCGCACCCCGCACACGATCCGGCTCGGCAGCCCGCGGCCCCGGCTGCGCCTGGTCGGCGTCGGCCTGACCCTCGTCATGCTGGCCTTCGTGGTCCGCCTGCTCCAGGTGCAGGCCGTCGACGCCTCGGCGTTCTCCGCCGAGGCCTCCAAGAACCGCTACACCAGCGTCAAGCTGGCGGCCGAGCGCGGCGAGATCACCGACCGCAGGGGCGTGGCACTCGCCACCAGCGTCGATGCGTACGACATCACCGCCGACCCGAAGATGTTCACCCCGCAGGACAGCAAGGCCCCGGACGCCCCCCAGCAGGCCGCGGCCCTCCTCGCGCCCATCCTCGGCAAGGACGCCAAGGAGCTCGCCCAGCGGCTGAGCACCAAGAACTCCCGGTACGTCGTCCTCGCCCAGCGCCAGACCCCGCAGGTCTGGAACCAGATCAAGGACCTCAAGCGGGTCTTCGCGGAGAAGGCGCAGGCCGACAAGCGGGGCAACGGCCCCGGCGCCAACGTCCTCGCCGGCGTGTTCAAGGAGACCAGCAGCAAGCGCGTGTACCCGAACGGCGACCTCGCCGCCGGGATACTGGGTTACGTCAACGCCGAGGGCAAGGGCGGCGGCGGTCTGGAGTCCTCCCTCGACAAGAAGCTGTCCGGCAAGGACGGCGAGATCACCTACGCCCAGTCCGGCGGCCGCCAGGTCCCCACGGCCGGCTCCGACGGCAAGCCCGCCGTCCCCGGCGACGACATCGAGCTGACCATCGACCGGGACATCCAGTGGGCGGCGCAGAGCGCCATCGCCGAGCAGGTCCAGAAGTCCGAGGCAGACCGCGGCTACGTCATCGTCCAGGACACCGGCACCGGCGAGATCCTGGCCATGGCCAACGCCCCCGGCTTCGATCCCAACGACCTGACCCGGGCCAGCTCCGCAGCCATGGGCAACGCCGCGCTCCAGGACGTGTACGAGCCCGGCTCCACCGCCAAGGTGATGTCGATGGCCGCCGTGCTCGAAGAGAAGAAGGCCACCCCGGAGACCCGGGTCGAGGTCCCCAACCGACTGCACCGCGGCGACCGGCTGTTCAAGGACGACATCGACCACCCGACCTGGTACCTGACCCTCAACGGGGTCCTCGCCAAGTCCTCCAACATCGGCACCATCCTGGCCACCGGCCAGCTCGGACCCACCCAGCCCGAGGCCAACAAGGTCCTGCACTCCTACCTGACCAAGTTCGGCATCGGCCGGCCCACCGGCCTGAACTACCCCGGCGAGTCCCGCGGCATCCTCGCCGATCCCCAGGACTGGTCGACCTCGCAGCAGTACACGATCCCCTTCGGCCAGGGACTCTCCCTCAACGCCATGCAGGCGGCCTCCGTGTACTCGACCATCGCCAACGGCGGGGTGCGCATCGAGCCGACGCTGGTGCGCCGCACCAAGGGACCCGACGGCCGCTTCACCCCGGCCCCGGCCCCCGAGCGGACCCGCGTGGTCAGCGCGGAGACCGCCAAGACCCTCGCCGCGATGCTCGAATCCGTGGTCGACGACCAGGAGGGCACCGGTACCAAGGCCCGTATCCCCGGCTACCGGGTCGGCGGCAAGACCGGCACCTCCAACCGGGTGGATCCGGCCACCGGCCGCTACAAGGGCTACACCGCCTCGTTCGCCGGATTCGCACCTGCGGACAACCCGCGCATCACCGTCTACTGCGCCATCCAGAACCCCACGAAGGGCAGCTACTTCGGCGGCCAGATCTGCGGCCCCATCTACAAGAAGGTCATGGAGTTCGCGCTCAAGACCCTCCAGGTGGCCCCCACGGGAACCGCACCCGCCGGGCTTCCCGTCACTTATGACGCCGCTCCTCAGCCCGCCCCGCAGCCCAGTCCGCAGCCCGGTCAGTGA